One window of Erwinia aphidicola genomic DNA carries:
- a CDS encoding gluconate 2-dehydrogenase subunit 3 family protein, whose protein sequence is MSEQKNGSTRRDFLLKTITLAPAMAIGSAGLGSLAAAAPAVAKEAAKTGPQQAREYQPTWFTPEEYAFLQAAVARLIPADERGPGALEAGVPEYIDRQMNTPYATGANWYMQGPFHPDADKALGYQLPLTPRDIYRLGLADADALAKQQHGKVFAALSGEQQDALLQALEAGSVELKQLPAKTFFSFLLQNTREGFFSDPIHGGNQGLVGWQLINFPGARADFMDWVERGEQYPLPPVSIRGERA, encoded by the coding sequence ATGTCAGAGCAAAAAAACGGAAGCACGCGCAGAGACTTTCTGCTGAAAACTATCACCCTCGCCCCGGCGATGGCGATTGGCTCCGCAGGGCTGGGTTCACTGGCCGCCGCTGCGCCCGCCGTGGCGAAAGAGGCCGCTAAAACCGGGCCACAGCAGGCGCGCGAGTACCAGCCAACGTGGTTTACCCCCGAAGAGTATGCCTTTCTGCAGGCCGCCGTTGCGCGCCTGATCCCGGCCGATGAACGCGGCCCTGGCGCGCTGGAAGCGGGCGTGCCCGAGTATATCGACCGCCAGATGAACACCCCGTATGCCACCGGCGCCAACTGGTACATGCAGGGGCCGTTCCACCCGGATGCCGATAAAGCGCTGGGCTACCAGCTGCCATTGACCCCGCGTGATATCTATCGCCTTGGCCTGGCCGATGCCGATGCGCTGGCAAAACAGCAGCATGGCAAGGTGTTTGCTGCGCTAAGCGGCGAGCAGCAGGATGCGCTGTTACAGGCGCTGGAAGCGGGCAGCGTGGAGCTGAAACAGCTCCCTGCCAAAACCTTTTTCTCCTTCCTGCTGCAGAACACCCGCGAAGGGTTCTTCAGCGACCCGATCCACGGCGGCAACCAGGGGCTGGTCGGCTGGCAGCTGATTAACTTCCCCGGCGCGCGCGCTGATTTTATGGACTGGGTGGAGCGCGGCGAGCAGTACCCGCTGCCGCCGGTGTCAATTCGTGGGGAAAGAGCATAA
- a CDS encoding GMC family oxidoreductase: protein MANVQKKVDAVIVGFGWAGAIMAKELTEAGLNVVALERGPHRDTYPDGAYPQVIDELTYNIRKKLFQDLSKSTVTIRHNSAQTAQPYRQLAAFLPGTGTGGAGLHWSGVHFRVDPMELRMRSHYEERYGKNFIPEGMTIQDFGVTYDELEPYFDQAEKVFGTSGSAWSVKGKVVGQGGKGNPFAPDRSSPFPLPAQKRTYSAQLFAQAAESIGYHPYDLPSANTSGPYTNTYGAQMGPCNFCGYCSGYACYMYSKASPNVNILPALRQESKFELRNNAYVLRVNLTDDKKHATGVTYVDALGRENEQPADLVILSAFQFHNVHLMLLSGIGKPYDPVTNEGTVGRNFAYQNISTIKAFFDKDVFTNNFIGAGGAGVGVDDFNGDNFDHAQYGFVGGSPMWVNQAGVKPISGLPTPPGTPNWGSKWKAAVADHYTHHVSMDAHGAHQSYRNNYLDLDPNYKDIHGQPLLRMTFDWQENDIKMSQFMHGRMHKIAEAMNPKLISGAPKMPGAHFDTTVYQTTHMNGGAIMGEDPKTSAINRYLQSWDVPNVFVPGASAFPQGLGYNPTGMVAALTYWSAKAIREQYLKNPGPLVQA from the coding sequence ATGGCAAACGTACAGAAGAAAGTCGATGCGGTAATCGTCGGTTTCGGCTGGGCCGGGGCGATTATGGCCAAAGAGCTGACCGAAGCCGGTCTTAACGTGGTGGCGCTGGAGCGCGGCCCGCATCGCGATACCTATCCTGACGGTGCGTATCCGCAGGTGATTGACGAACTGACCTATAACATTCGTAAAAAGCTGTTCCAGGATCTGTCAAAAAGCACCGTGACCATCCGTCATAACTCCGCGCAGACCGCGCAGCCGTATCGTCAGCTGGCGGCATTCCTGCCCGGTACCGGCACCGGCGGCGCGGGCCTGCACTGGTCCGGCGTGCATTTCCGCGTCGACCCGATGGAACTGCGCATGCGCAGCCATTATGAAGAGCGCTACGGCAAAAACTTTATCCCGGAAGGGATGACCATCCAGGACTTCGGCGTCACTTACGACGAGCTGGAACCCTATTTCGACCAGGCCGAGAAGGTGTTCGGCACTTCCGGTTCAGCCTGGAGCGTAAAGGGTAAAGTGGTCGGTCAGGGCGGCAAAGGCAACCCGTTTGCCCCGGACCGCTCCAGCCCGTTCCCGCTGCCCGCGCAGAAGCGCACTTACTCGGCGCAGCTGTTTGCCCAGGCGGCGGAAAGCATTGGCTACCATCCGTACGACCTGCCTTCTGCCAATACCTCCGGCCCGTATACCAACACCTACGGTGCGCAGATGGGGCCGTGCAACTTCTGCGGCTACTGCAGCGGCTATGCCTGCTATATGTATTCCAAAGCCTCGCCGAACGTCAACATCCTGCCTGCACTGCGCCAGGAGTCGAAGTTCGAGCTGCGCAATAACGCTTACGTCCTGCGCGTTAACCTGACGGACGACAAGAAGCACGCGACTGGCGTCACCTATGTTGATGCACTGGGGCGTGAAAACGAACAGCCTGCTGACCTGGTGATCCTCTCCGCGTTCCAGTTCCACAACGTGCATCTGATGCTGCTGTCCGGCATCGGCAAGCCGTACGATCCGGTGACGAACGAAGGCACCGTCGGGCGCAACTTCGCCTATCAGAACATCTCCACCATCAAAGCGTTCTTCGATAAAGACGTGTTCACCAATAACTTTATCGGTGCAGGCGGCGCGGGCGTTGGGGTGGATGACTTCAACGGCGACAACTTCGACCACGCGCAGTATGGCTTCGTTGGCGGTTCGCCGATGTGGGTGAACCAGGCGGGGGTCAAGCCGATCTCCGGCCTGCCTACCCCTCCGGGCACGCCGAACTGGGGCAGCAAGTGGAAAGCGGCGGTGGCCGATCACTACACCCACCACGTGTCGATGGATGCCCACGGCGCGCATCAGTCGTACCGCAATAACTACCTCGACCTCGATCCCAACTACAAGGATATCCACGGCCAGCCGCTGCTGCGTATGACCTTCGACTGGCAGGAAAACGACATCAAAATGTCGCAGTTTATGCACGGTCGCATGCACAAGATTGCCGAGGCGATGAACCCGAAATTGATCAGCGGTGCGCCAAAAATGCCGGGCGCGCACTTCGACACCACCGTCTATCAGACCACGCATATGAACGGCGGCGCGATCATGGGTGAAGATCCAAAAACCAGCGCGATTAACCGTTATCTGCAGAGCTGGGACGTGCCGAACGTCTTTGTGCCGGGCGCCTCCGCTTTCCCGCAGGGGCTGGGCTACAACCCGACCGGTATGGTGGCGGCGCTGACCTACTGGTCGGCGAAGGCGATTCGTGAACAGTACCTGAAAAACCCGGGCCCACTGGTGCAGGCATAA
- a CDS encoding L-ribulose-5-phosphate 3-epimerase codes for MRQHPLGIYEKALPPHLSWPERLALAKACGFDFVEMSVDETDLRLSRLQWSKEQRLSLVNAMMETGVTIPSMCLSGHRRFPFGSHDPEIRQQAYSLMEQAIQLAKDVGIRTIQLAGYDVYYEAHDEGTVARFAEGLAWAVDRAAAAQVMLAVEIMDTEFINAISKWKHWDKQQASPWFTVYPDVGNLTAWGNDVAAELALGIDRIAAIHLKDTQPVTASSPGQFRDVPFGAGCVDFVGVFRTLKQLNYRGAFLIEMWTEKAEEPVAEIVQARRWIEQKMQEGGLQ; via the coding sequence ATGCGCCAACATCCGCTGGGAATTTATGAAAAAGCCCTGCCGCCTCACCTGAGCTGGCCGGAACGTCTGGCGCTGGCAAAAGCCTGCGGTTTCGACTTTGTCGAGATGTCGGTGGACGAAACCGATCTGCGGCTGTCGCGCCTGCAGTGGAGCAAAGAGCAGCGCCTCTCGCTGGTCAACGCAATGATGGAAACCGGCGTGACCATCCCGTCGATGTGCCTCTCGGGCCACCGCCGCTTCCCGTTTGGCAGTCACGACCCGGAGATACGCCAGCAGGCCTATAGCCTGATGGAGCAGGCGATCCAGCTGGCAAAGGACGTTGGCATCCGCACCATCCAGCTGGCGGGCTACGACGTTTACTACGAAGCGCATGACGAGGGGACGGTGGCGCGCTTCGCTGAAGGGCTGGCGTGGGCGGTGGATCGCGCCGCAGCCGCGCAGGTGATGCTGGCCGTCGAGATTATGGATACCGAATTTATCAACGCCATCAGCAAGTGGAAACACTGGGATAAGCAGCAGGCCTCGCCGTGGTTCACCGTCTATCCCGACGTCGGCAATCTGACCGCCTGGGGCAATGACGTCGCCGCCGAGCTGGCGCTGGGCATTGATCGCATCGCCGCTATCCACCTCAAAGATACGCAGCCCGTCACCGCCAGCTCGCCGGGGCAGTTTCGTGACGTGCCGTTTGGCGCAGGCTGCGTCGATTTTGTTGGCGTGTTCCGCACGCTGAAACAGCTGAACTATCGTGGCGCGTTTCTGATTGAGATGTGGACAGAAAAAGCCGAGGAGCCGGTGGCCGAGATTGTGCAGGCGCGGCGCTGGATTGAACAGAAAATGCAGGAAGGAGGCTTACAATGA
- a CDS encoding c-type cytochrome — protein sequence MKKLLLIALLPGMLAFNALAEDSAAAEIQRGEYLARAGDCVACHTKAGGEAFAGGLPMATPIGTIYSTNITPDKQSGIGGYSYDDFQKAVRHGVAKNGDTLYPAMPYPSYAVVSDEDMQALYTYFMHGVKPVNQANKESDIPWPLSMRWPLAIWRGVFAPDVKAFQPIKGQDPVLARGQYLVEGLGHCGACHTPRSITMQEKALNNEEGSDYLSGSSAPIDGWTASNLRGDGRDGLGRWSEDDLVQFLRMGRNDRTAVFGGMTDVVQHSLQHLTPEDATAIARYLKSLGAKDPNQVGFTPDDAVAKALWKGDDSKTGASVYVDSCAACHKTDGSGYQRFFPELRGNPVVLAEDPTSLIHIVLSGAQLPGVKDAPTTITMPAFGWRLNDQQVADVVNFIRTSWGNTAKSAVSASDVAKVRKDETVVNQQGNVDVEKLTP from the coding sequence ATGAAAAAGTTACTTCTTATTGCCCTGCTGCCGGGCATGCTGGCGTTTAACGCGCTGGCAGAGGATAGCGCGGCGGCTGAAATTCAGCGCGGTGAGTATCTGGCGCGCGCCGGGGACTGCGTGGCCTGCCACACCAAAGCGGGCGGCGAAGCATTTGCCGGTGGCCTGCCGATGGCAACGCCTATCGGCACCATTTACTCCACCAATATTACCCCGGACAAGCAGAGCGGGATTGGCGGCTACAGCTATGACGACTTCCAGAAAGCGGTGCGTCACGGCGTGGCGAAAAACGGCGACACGCTCTACCCGGCGATGCCTTACCCGTCCTACGCGGTGGTCAGCGACGAGGATATGCAGGCGCTTTACACCTACTTTATGCACGGCGTTAAGCCGGTGAACCAGGCGAACAAAGAGAGCGACATTCCGTGGCCGCTGTCGATGCGCTGGCCGCTGGCGATCTGGCGCGGCGTATTTGCGCCGGACGTCAAGGCCTTCCAGCCGATCAAAGGGCAGGATCCGGTGCTGGCGCGCGGCCAGTATCTGGTTGAGGGCCTTGGCCACTGCGGCGCCTGCCATACGCCGCGCAGCATCACCATGCAGGAAAAAGCGCTGAACAACGAGGAAGGCAGTGATTACCTCTCCGGCAGCAGCGCGCCCATCGACGGCTGGACCGCGAGCAATCTGCGCGGTGATGGCCGCGACGGGCTGGGCCGCTGGAGTGAAGATGACCTGGTGCAGTTCCTGCGCATGGGCCGTAACGATCGCACCGCGGTATTTGGCGGTATGACCGATGTGGTACAGCACAGCCTGCAGCACCTGACGCCGGAAGATGCGACCGCGATTGCACGCTACCTGAAATCGCTGGGGGCTAAAGATCCCAACCAGGTGGGCTTCACGCCGGATGATGCAGTGGCGAAAGCGCTGTGGAAGGGCGACGACAGCAAAACTGGCGCATCAGTCTACGTTGACAGCTGCGCGGCCTGCCATAAAACCGACGGCAGCGGCTACCAGCGCTTCTTCCCGGAGCTGCGCGGTAATCCGGTGGTGCTGGCGGAAGATCCGACTTCGCTGATTCATATTGTGCTGAGCGGCGCACAGCTGCCGGGCGTCAAGGATGCACCAACCACCATCACCATGCCGGCCTTCGGCTGGCGCCTGAACGACCAGCAGGTCGCAGACGTGGTGAACTTTATCCGCACCAGCTGGGGCAATACCGCGAAGTCTGCGGTATCAGCCAGCGACGTGGCGAAAGTGCGCAAGGATGAAACGGTGGTCAATCAGCAGGGCAATGTTGATGTGGAGAAGTTGACGCCATAA
- the araD gene encoding L-ribulose-5-phosphate 4-epimerase translates to MSLSTLKQQVFAANLALPRHRLVTFTWGNVSAIDRNSGLVAIKPSGVEYDVMTVDDIVVVELESGRTVEGSKKPSSDTATHLALYRAFNDIGGIVHTHSRHATIWAQAGLDLPAWGTTHADYFYGTIPCTRLMTAQEIAENYEHNTGEVIIDTFQSRGISPTAIPAVLVNAHGPFAWGSSAENAVHNAVVLEEIAYMGIFSRQLTPGMRDMQQVLLDKHYLRKHGAGAYYGQ, encoded by the coding sequence ATGAGTTTATCAACGCTGAAACAGCAGGTTTTCGCGGCCAATCTGGCCCTGCCGCGCCACCGTCTGGTGACCTTCACCTGGGGCAACGTCAGCGCCATTGACCGCAACAGCGGGCTGGTGGCGATCAAACCCTCCGGCGTGGAGTATGACGTTATGACCGTTGACGATATCGTGGTGGTGGAGCTGGAGAGCGGCCGCACCGTGGAGGGCAGCAAAAAGCCCTCTTCTGATACCGCGACCCATCTGGCGCTGTATCGTGCGTTTAACGATATCGGCGGCATTGTTCATACCCATTCGCGCCACGCCACCATCTGGGCGCAGGCCGGGCTGGATCTCCCCGCCTGGGGCACCACCCACGCCGACTATTTCTACGGCACCATTCCCTGCACCCGTCTGATGACAGCGCAGGAGATCGCGGAGAATTACGAACACAACACCGGCGAGGTGATTATTGATACCTTCCAGTCACGCGGCATCAGCCCGACGGCGATCCCGGCGGTGCTGGTCAACGCCCACGGCCCGTTTGCCTGGGGCAGCAGCGCGGAGAATGCGGTGCATAACGCGGTGGTACTGGAGGAGATTGCCTATATGGGGATTTTCTCGCGCCAGCTGACGCCGGGGATGCGCGATATGCAGCAGGTGCTGCTGGATAAGCATTATCTGCGTAAACATGGGGCGGGGGCGTATTACGGGCAATAG
- a CDS encoding sensor domain-containing protein yields MNEDSDVMYRLLVQSVVDYAIYMLTPEGNVANWNPGAQRAKGYRPDEIVGKNFRCFYSTQDRLDKVPEKNLATAYRTGRFEEQGWRYRKDGSAFWANVVIDAVRDDDGRLIGYAKITRDCTEVREYEQQILRGKDLAEQNSKKMASLSKFLDIIVANIPSSVIVEDVVSREILLINSKAQQLLGGTQRHFIGKRAPDCMTAEMGEYFMQLSDAAQRKEGMQRNERLLNTPGGERILNTTATIIRGNDERHNYVLLIADDVTDQRAADARIHHMAHHDNLTSLPNRVLFSQRLTAALREDRDARRLTATLGLDLDNFKNVNDALGHQVGDELLRSVAVRLHSVLRDQDTLARSGGDEFSVVLPGLSHQQEAEVVASRLIETLRPPFNVDGHNLSIGLSIGIAIADSGMTTPDQLLRCADMALYEAKRNGRNRFEHFTAAMGDMAQKRRVIESDLREALTRRQLKLYYQPITNNLHQEIIGYEALMRWHHPEKGTIMPMDFIPIAEETGLIHSLGAYALYEACREAATWPGDQSVAVNLSPLQFKNSALVSVVEAALKDSGLAPHRLEVEITESVLLDNTLVNIHILQKLKALGVHIALDDFGTGYSSLSYLRSFPFDKIKIDKSFINDMHDSREALAIIRAITGMSRSLDIQITAEGVESNEQFERLKAEGCTLFQGYYFGRPQPSESRLQEF; encoded by the coding sequence ATGAATGAAGACTCTGATGTCATGTACCGTCTACTGGTACAGAGCGTGGTTGACTACGCCATATATATGCTGACGCCAGAAGGTAACGTCGCTAACTGGAATCCGGGCGCGCAGCGCGCCAAAGGATACCGCCCTGATGAGATCGTCGGGAAAAACTTTCGCTGTTTCTACAGCACTCAGGATCGGCTGGACAAAGTACCGGAGAAGAATCTGGCCACCGCTTACCGAACCGGGCGCTTTGAAGAGCAGGGCTGGCGCTACCGTAAAGACGGCAGCGCGTTTTGGGCCAACGTCGTCATTGATGCGGTTCGCGATGATGACGGCAGGCTGATTGGTTACGCCAAGATCACCCGCGACTGTACCGAGGTGCGCGAGTACGAACAGCAGATCCTGCGTGGGAAAGATCTGGCCGAGCAGAACAGTAAAAAAATGGCCTCGCTGTCAAAATTCCTCGACATTATCGTCGCCAATATTCCGTCCAGCGTGATTGTTGAGGATGTGGTCTCGCGCGAGATCCTGCTGATCAACAGCAAGGCGCAGCAGCTGCTTGGCGGCACGCAGCGCCACTTTATCGGCAAGCGCGCGCCCGACTGCATGACGGCGGAAATGGGCGAATATTTTATGCAGCTCTCCGATGCGGCGCAGCGCAAGGAGGGGATGCAGCGCAACGAACGTCTGCTGAACACGCCGGGCGGCGAGCGTATTCTGAATACCACCGCCACCATTATTCGCGGCAACGACGAACGCCATAACTACGTGCTGCTGATCGCCGACGACGTCACCGATCAGCGTGCGGCGGATGCGCGCATCCACCATATGGCGCACCACGATAACCTCACCAGCCTGCCGAACCGCGTGCTGTTTAGCCAGCGCCTGACCGCCGCGCTGCGCGAGGATCGCGATGCCCGCCGGCTGACCGCCACGCTGGGGCTGGATCTCGATAACTTCAAAAACGTTAACGACGCGCTCGGCCATCAGGTCGGCGACGAGCTGCTGCGTTCGGTGGCGGTGCGTCTGCACTCGGTGCTGCGCGACCAGGATACGCTGGCGCGCAGCGGCGGCGATGAGTTCTCTGTCGTGCTGCCGGGGCTGTCGCATCAGCAGGAGGCGGAAGTGGTCGCCAGCCGCCTGATCGAAACCCTTCGTCCGCCGTTTAACGTGGACGGGCACAACCTCTCCATCGGGCTGAGCATCGGTATTGCCATCGCCGACAGCGGCATGACCACCCCGGACCAGCTGCTGCGCTGCGCGGATATGGCGCTGTATGAAGCCAAGCGCAACGGGCGCAACCGCTTTGAACACTTCACCGCTGCCATGGGCGATATGGCGCAGAAGCGTCGGGTCATCGAGAGCGACCTGCGCGAGGCGCTCACCCGCCGCCAGCTCAAGCTTTACTATCAGCCGATCACCAACAACCTGCATCAGGAGATCATCGGCTATGAAGCGCTGATGCGCTGGCATCACCCGGAAAAGGGCACCATCATGCCGATGGACTTTATTCCGATAGCCGAAGAGACCGGCCTGATCCACAGCCTGGGGGCTTACGCGCTGTATGAAGCCTGCCGCGAGGCCGCTACCTGGCCCGGCGATCAGAGCGTGGCGGTCAATCTGTCGCCGCTGCAGTTTAAAAACAGCGCCCTGGTGTCGGTGGTGGAAGCGGCGCTGAAAGATTCCGGGCTGGCCCCGCATCGTCTGGAGGTGGAGATCACCGAATCGGTGCTGCTGGATAACACGCTGGTCAATATCCATATTCTGCAAAAGCTTAAGGCGTTGGGCGTGCATATTGCGCTGGATGATTTCGGCACCGGCTATTCATCGCTCAGCTACCTGCGCTCATTCCCGTTCGATAAGATCAAGATAGACAAGTCGTTTATCAATGATATGCATGACAGTCGGGAAGCGCTGGCGATTATCAGGGCGATTACCGGCATGAGCCGCAGCCTGGATATTCAAATCACCGCCGAAGGAGTGGAGAGCAACGAGCAGTTCGAACGGCTGAAAGCGGAAGGGTGCACCCTGTTCCAGGGCTACTACTTTGGCCGCCCGCAGCCGTCGGAGAGCCGTTTGCAAGAGTTTTAA
- the ulaD gene encoding 3-keto-L-gulonate-6-phosphate decarboxylase UlaD translates to MSRSRVPQLQLALDHTRLDAALETAQRLHQQVDIVEAGTILCFSAGIDAVRQLRQQLPAKTLVADFKVADAGATLATLAFEAGANWMTVICAAPLATFASALEVAHQHQGDIQIELFGHWTLADAKRWRELGLTQAIYHRGRDAQASGQQWSQQDLDAMKALSDLGFALSVTGGITPDELPQFKNIDVKAFIVGRALSESADGRATAADFHQAIASIWGQ, encoded by the coding sequence ATGAGCCGTTCCCGGGTTCCCCAGCTTCAGCTGGCCCTCGACCACACCCGGCTGGATGCCGCGCTGGAGACGGCACAGCGCCTGCATCAGCAGGTCGATATTGTCGAAGCCGGCACCATTCTGTGCTTCAGCGCCGGGATAGACGCGGTGCGCCAGCTGCGTCAGCAGCTGCCCGCGAAAACCCTGGTGGCCGATTTTAAAGTGGCGGATGCCGGGGCGACGCTGGCGACGCTGGCGTTTGAAGCCGGCGCCAACTGGATGACGGTGATCTGCGCAGCCCCGCTGGCGACCTTTGCCAGCGCGCTGGAGGTGGCCCACCAGCATCAGGGCGACATTCAGATTGAGCTGTTCGGCCACTGGACGCTGGCTGATGCTAAGCGCTGGCGCGAGCTGGGGCTGACGCAGGCCATTTACCATCGTGGACGCGATGCCCAGGCCAGCGGCCAGCAGTGGAGCCAGCAGGATCTGGACGCGATGAAAGCCCTGTCCGATCTGGGCTTTGCCCTGTCGGTCACCGGCGGCATTACCCCGGACGAACTGCCGCAGTTTAAAAACATCGACGTGAAGGCGTTTATCGTCGGGCGGGCGCTGAGCGAAAGCGCCGACGGGCGGGCGACCGCCGCCGACTTCCATCAGGCCATTGCCAGCATCTGGGGACAATAA
- a CDS encoding MFS transporter, with protein sequence MPEPQHKPFNNNKLSERIDALPASAGLWRFIALLSLGGFFELYDLFQTGYISSGLIAGGIFHVGDLGVFGISDQAAFASVTFLGLFFGASLLAPYADRFGRRLTFMFALAWYGCFSLLMAFQNQAEWIIFCRFLVGVGLGIELVTIDTYLTECVPTRLRSKAFAFAFFVQFLSVPAVALMSWWLVPQTILGLTGWRWVVIAGAVCSMVIWLVRKNLPESPRWLAQQGRHQEAHQVVSAVEIRCGAADSAPHPQEIETAEISQRKGRFRDIWAPQYRRRTLMLVVMNIFQAIGFFGFGNWLPALLSGKGATITHSLLYAFFITLAYPLGSLICSRYADKIENKWQIVLSSLMTVVFGTLFALQNNPLMLILCGFCITYSNAWLTYSYHAYQTEVFPTYIRARAVGFCYSFSRLSTVFSSLIIGMILQAAGTQGVIAFIVVSMLIVMLTIGIFGPKTRGINLENI encoded by the coding sequence ATGCCCGAACCGCAACACAAACCCTTTAATAACAATAAATTATCTGAACGCATCGATGCCCTTCCCGCTTCTGCCGGGCTGTGGCGCTTTATTGCCTTACTCTCGCTTGGCGGTTTTTTCGAACTCTACGATCTGTTCCAGACGGGCTATATCAGTTCAGGTTTAATCGCCGGAGGCATATTTCATGTTGGCGATCTCGGCGTATTTGGCATATCTGACCAGGCCGCATTTGCTTCCGTGACCTTCCTCGGGCTGTTTTTCGGGGCCAGTCTGCTGGCCCCTTACGCCGATCGCTTTGGCCGCCGCCTGACGTTTATGTTTGCCCTGGCGTGGTACGGCTGTTTTTCACTGCTGATGGCGTTTCAGAATCAGGCGGAGTGGATCATCTTCTGCCGCTTTCTGGTCGGCGTCGGGCTGGGCATTGAGCTGGTGACCATCGATACTTATCTTACAGAATGTGTCCCGACGCGCCTGCGCAGCAAAGCCTTTGCCTTCGCCTTCTTTGTACAGTTTTTATCGGTACCGGCGGTGGCGCTGATGTCCTGGTGGCTGGTGCCGCAGACCATTCTTGGCCTGACAGGCTGGCGCTGGGTGGTGATAGCCGGTGCGGTCTGCTCAATGGTTATCTGGCTGGTACGCAAGAACCTGCCGGAGTCTCCGCGCTGGCTGGCGCAGCAGGGGCGCCATCAGGAAGCGCATCAGGTGGTCAGCGCGGTGGAAATTCGCTGCGGCGCGGCGGACAGCGCCCCACATCCACAAGAGATTGAAACGGCAGAAATCAGCCAGCGTAAAGGCCGTTTTCGCGATATCTGGGCGCCGCAATACCGCCGGCGCACGCTGATGCTGGTGGTGATGAATATCTTCCAGGCGATTGGTTTCTTCGGCTTCGGCAACTGGCTGCCCGCGCTACTGTCCGGCAAAGGCGCGACCATCACCCACAGCCTGCTGTACGCATTCTTTATTACCCTTGCCTACCCGCTCGGCTCGCTGATTTGCAGCCGCTACGCCGATAAGATTGAGAACAAGTGGCAGATCGTTCTGTCGTCGCTGATGACGGTGGTGTTCGGCACGCTGTTTGCGCTGCAGAATAATCCGCTGATGCTGATCCTCTGCGGCTTCTGCATTACTTATTCAAATGCCTGGCTGACCTACAGCTATCACGCTTATCAGACCGAGGTGTTCCCGACCTATATTCGCGCCCGTGCGGTCGGCTTCTGCTACTCGTTCAGCCGCCTGTCGACGGTGTTTAGCAGTCTGATTATCGGCATGATTTTGCAGGCGGCGGGCACCCAGGGGGTGATCGCATTTATCGTGGTCAGCATGTTGATCGTGATGCTAACCATCGGCATTTTCGGGCCGAAAACGCGCGGGATAAATTTAGAGAATATTTAA